From a region of the Brockia lithotrophica genome:
- the dusB gene encoding tRNA dihydrouridine synthase DusB, producing MAWKLAHLTLDTPVVLAPMAGVTNVAFRVLARRLGASLIYTEMVSADGIVRRNPQTRQFLVLDPAEHPVALQIFGNDISVLAEAARIVEAETDADIIDVNLGCPAPKVVKNFAGAAWLREPRRVEALFRALTDAVRLPVTAKIRLGWDERSITAVEVALAVEAGGGAAVAVHARTRAQGYSGNVDWSWIRRVRAAVSIPVIGNGDVRSPEDAKRMLEETGADAVMIGRAALGNPWILHRTVHYLQTGELLPEPTAEERIALAREHLARLVALKGEAQAVREMRRHLAWYLKGLPQAARLREEAVRVQSLAEVEALFARVRETSLSHAETRAFSDRSVG from the coding sequence ATGGCTTGGAAGCTGGCGCACCTCACGCTGGATACCCCCGTAGTTCTCGCTCCCATGGCGGGTGTAACGAACGTCGCCTTTCGCGTGCTCGCCCGTCGCCTCGGTGCCTCCCTCATTTACACGGAGATGGTTTCCGCCGACGGGATCGTTCGGCGAAACCCGCAGACGCGGCAGTTTCTCGTCCTCGACCCCGCCGAGCATCCGGTCGCCCTGCAGATCTTCGGAAACGACATCTCCGTTCTTGCCGAGGCGGCGCGCATCGTAGAGGCGGAGACGGACGCCGACATCATAGACGTCAACCTCGGATGTCCTGCGCCCAAGGTCGTGAAGAACTTCGCGGGTGCCGCGTGGCTCCGTGAGCCGCGGCGCGTGGAGGCGCTCTTTCGCGCCTTGACCGATGCCGTGCGCCTTCCCGTCACGGCAAAGATCCGTTTGGGGTGGGACGAACGCTCCATCACCGCCGTGGAGGTGGCCCTTGCCGTAGAGGCGGGGGGCGGCGCGGCGGTGGCCGTGCACGCGCGCACGCGGGCGCAAGGGTATTCCGGAAATGTCGATTGGAGTTGGATTCGCCGCGTTCGCGCGGCGGTGAGCATTCCGGTAATCGGAAACGGGGACGTCCGATCCCCCGAAGACGCAAAGCGGATGCTCGAGGAGACGGGAGCGGATGCCGTGATGATCGGGCGCGCGGCTCTGGGGAACCCGTGGATCCTCCACCGCACGGTGCACTACCTTCAGACCGGCGAACTTCTTCCGGAACCGACCGCGGAAGAGCGAATCGCCCTCGCCCGCGAACATCTCGCGCGCCTCGTCGCGCTCAAAGGGGAGGCCCAAGCCGTACGCGAGATGCGGCGTCACCTCGCCTGGTACCTGAAGGGTTTGCCGCAGGCCGCCCGTCTTCGGGAAGAAGCGGTTCGCGTACAAAGCCTCGCCGAGGTCGAGGCGTTATTCGCCCGCGTTCGCGAAACGTCCCTTTCGCATGCGGAAACCCGCGCCTTTTCGGATAGGTCGGTCGGGTAG